ATCGCCTCCATTTAGGCCACCTCGATGTCAAAGATCTGGTCATATACTGCCAGGTCCCCGCCCTGGACCGTCACTCCGTAGCCGGGCAGGCCCTGGCGCTGCTGAAAGGTCGCACGCAGCTTCCGAGCGGTCTCCACGTGGTCAGGGTCGGTCACCTGACCGCCGCTGCCCCAAAGACGCTCATGAGTCGTGATGACCTTCCCGCCCGTACTGACTTGGACCGTCGACAGGTCCATGGTGACGTCGATGCGGTGCCCGATCCACCTGGGGTCAACACTGTAGGCGTTCGCGCCGATCTCGATGTAGTAGTCACGTCCCAACCGCGTCTGCACAGTCCACCTCGCTGCGGGATCAACCGGCGGCAACGCACCCATATGCTCGAGCTCGACGGTCAGGCCCTGGCCCCGAGTTTGGTCTTTCCCTCGTGGTTTCTTCCCTCGGATCACCTCGAGCCAGCCGGCGAGTTGAGCATTGAAATCCTTGGGACTGGCGAACGTCCGCCCGGGCAGGAACGAGGTTTCCAGGTAGGAGTTGAACCGTTCGACCACGCCCTTGGTCTCCGGGTCATAGGGTTTGGCTTGGACGAGCTTCACTCCGAGGGTTCCACAGAACTCCGCGACTTCCTGCCCGAGCTTGCCGTATCGTCCGATTCCGGCCTCGTTGTCCCACAATAGGCGTCGAGGAACCCTGCCAAAGGTGCTGATCCCGTCCCACATGCCCAACAGCAGGTCCGGGCGTTGCCGGCTCGGGATCATCAAGGCAACGGGATACTTTGACCAGGCCAGGATCATCGTCAGCACAGGGAAGCGTGCCGTCTTGCCGTTCCCGATCGGGATATCAACATTGGGGAACCACAGGTCACACTGAGCCACATCCCCGATCTCCCACTCCAACCGGTCCGCAGGATCGAGACGTCGTGGCGCATACTCAGGACGGATCCGTGCCACATTCTGCCGCAAGGCCCTCTCCGAGTAAGGCCAGCCCACCCGCTCGCCGATCACCGAGGCCGGCATCGTCGGACACTCCTCCAGCAGCCACCGTATCCGGGCCTCATACTCCCCAAACTTCGTCGGTGTCCTCGTGCGGACATAACGCGGCGGCTGATCAGACTTCACCGCCCGATCCACCGTATTGCGTGAGATACCCAGCTCAGCAGCAATACGAGCCTTCGGTACACCCTCGCGGGCAAGCACCCGGATCTTTTCCCAATCGTGCATTGAAATCACACTCCACATCGTTAATCGAAGTGCTCACTTTTCAAATGCCGAAACTGCTCACTTTTCAACTGCCGCCGACAGGCGGTTTTCCAGGACCGGTAGGTCCGTGCGCTGACCTGTAGGCCCTGGCCCGTGAGGACGTCGCAGATTTGGGTGACTCGGTGGCCCTTGCTGCGTTGGTTGTCGATGAAAGCGATGGTCATCGGGATCGGGGGCCGAGTTCCCCCGCGAAGAAAACCGCTGCGTCGCGCAAAATACTGTTAGCTTCTTCCAGCTCCCGGATCTCTTTACGCAAGCGTTTATTCTCCTCAAGGACATCTGAGGATGTGCCGTCTCGTTGTCCGCCATCGATCTGGGCTTGGCGTACCCACCGGCGTAGAGATTCTTTACCGATCCCGAGCTGCCCGCCGATCTTCACACAGGCCTCGGTCAGATTCGCGTATTCGTCTAGGTGGTTCAAGACCAAGCGGATCGCGCGTTGTTTTGTTTCTTCAGGAATGCGTCTGGGCATAAATCCATTCTCTCTCAGACTCACAAAACAACGGCAACAAACCGAAGACGGTTCACACCGGCAAAAGTTATCGTCGAGGAGCATATTGCCGACAGGCTGCGTTGATCATGCAGGAACTGCGGGGACGCAGCGAAGACCGATACTGCGGATTCTCCCGGCTGCGGCACAGTCGTCTTCAATCTGGATAGTGATGCGATCGAAGAGCGGCGCCGTAAGAGCCTCGACTGGTCTCGCCCAGGGCATCATCACCCTCTCTTTCCAACCCCAAACGCTCAGAGAACGTGCCGACTCAGCAACTCGACTCACGGGCAGTCAACGTGACGGCTGGAGCAGCCTCGGTATTTGGGTATGCGAAAGGGCCCGGGACTGGTGTCCTGGGCCCTTTCCGGGGGTGTTATGGCGGCGGTGTCCTACTCTCCCACACCCTCCCGAGTGCAGTACCATCGGCGCTGGTGGGCTTAGCTTCCGGGTTCGGAATGGGACCGGGCGTTTCCCCACCGCTAGAGCCACCGCCAAAATCTTGGGGTCACGTCAAACGTGTGGTTATTCAGTTATGGACTGGTCACGGGTGGGTTGGGTGGTGACCGTACAGTGGACGCGGAGCATCGGAGCTCGTATGGAACAGTGTGTTCCCTTTTTGTGTGTTGTGAATTCTTTGGCCATTAGTACCAGTCAGCTTCACACCTTGCGGTGCTTCCACGTCTGGCCTATCAACCCCGTGGTCTTCAGGGGGCCTTCACCAACAATGTTGGATGGAAACCTCATCTTGAAGCAGGCTTCCCGCTTAGATGCTTTCAGCGGTTATCCCTTCCGAACGTAGCCAACCAGCCATGCACCTGGCGGTACAACTGGCACACCAGAGGTTCGTCCGTCCCGGTCCTCTCGTACTAGGGACAGCCCTTCTCAAGTTTCCAACGCGCGCAGCGGATAGGGACCGAACTGTCTCACGACGTTCTGAACCCAGCTCGCGTACCGCTTTAATGGGCGAACAGCCCAACCCTTGGGACCTACTCCAGCCCCAGGATGCGACGAGCCGACATCGAGGTGCCAAACCATGCCGTCGATATGAACTCTTGGGCAGGATCAGCCTGTTATCCCCGGGGTACCTTTTATCCGTTGAGCGACGGCGCTTCCACAAGCCACCGCCGGATCACTAGTTCCTGCTTTCGCACCTGCTCGACCTGTCAGTCTCACAGTCAAGCTCCCTTGTACACTTGCACTCGCCACCTGATTACCAACCAGGCTGAGGGAACCTTTGAGCGCCTCCGTTACATTTTGGGAGGCAACCGCCCCAGTTAAACTACCCACCAGGCACTGTCCCTGAACCAGATCATGGTCCGAGGTTAGATGTGCAATACGACCAGAGTGGTATTTCAACAATGACTCCACACCCACTAGCGTGAATGCTTCACAGTCTCCCACCTATCCTACACAAGCCGTACCGAACACCAATACCAAGCTATAGTAAAGGTCCCGGGGTCTTTCCGTCCTGCTGCGCGTAACGAGCATCTTTACT
This is a stretch of genomic DNA from Flaviflexus salsibiostraticola. It encodes these proteins:
- the istA gene encoding IS21 family transposase — translated: MHDWEKIRVLAREGVPKARIAAELGISRNTVDRAVKSDQPPRYVRTRTPTKFGEYEARIRWLLEECPTMPASVIGERVGWPYSERALRQNVARIRPEYAPRRLDPADRLEWEIGDVAQCDLWFPNVDIPIGNGKTARFPVLTMILAWSKYPVALMIPSRQRPDLLLGMWDGISTFGRVPRRLLWDNEAGIGRYGKLGQEVAEFCGTLGVKLVQAKPYDPETKGVVERFNSYLETSFLPGRTFASPKDFNAQLAGWLEVIRGKKPRGKDQTRGQGLTVELEHMGALPPVDPAARWTVQTRLGRDYYIEIGANAYSVDPRWIGHRIDVTMDLSTVQVSTGGKVITTHERLWGSGGQVTDPDHVETARKLRATFQQRQGLPGYGVTVQGGDLAVYDQIFDIEVA
- a CDS encoding transposase, with the translated sequence MPRRIPEETKQRAIRLVLNHLDEYANLTEACVKIGGQLGIGKESLRRWVRQAQIDGGQRDGTSSDVLEENKRLRKEIRELEEANSILRDAAVFFAGELGPRSR